A single window of Streptomyces aquilus DNA harbors:
- a CDS encoding SLATT domain-containing protein: MAERSLDDDAPSRIRAADERIYQGMAPDLNQESADSDNTPDAQPGDAALLDSADQLAEVRDIRRNLGRIERDLIRARSVARVRGTALMIAGLTLLAGVGWTVWTWQTPSRFLGPDIFCGVLIGLCIGGAVADARWRSPADSRAVLEDRIEIGREAVRIVNALRQPPLNERRSLYREDVAGVIEQHRADSRKYRLVHNALQNLIMTGSAATTTVAALDTGGKLTWQNVTIVAIGFAVTLAAAFTGYYKYRERSYFLLQTADAIEEEANAKPAAEGEG; encoded by the coding sequence ATGGCAGAGCGGAGCCTTGACGACGACGCGCCCAGCCGAATCCGGGCCGCAGACGAACGGATCTACCAGGGCATGGCCCCCGATCTCAATCAGGAAAGTGCCGACAGCGACAACACGCCTGACGCACAGCCGGGTGATGCGGCTCTCCTGGACTCGGCAGACCAACTGGCCGAAGTGCGCGATATCCGAAGGAACCTCGGGAGAATAGAGCGCGACCTCATCCGCGCACGGTCTGTCGCCCGCGTACGGGGCACGGCCCTGATGATCGCGGGCCTCACGCTCTTGGCCGGCGTCGGCTGGACGGTATGGACCTGGCAGACCCCTTCCCGGTTTCTTGGGCCTGACATCTTCTGCGGTGTCCTGATTGGTCTGTGTATCGGCGGGGCCGTAGCCGACGCCCGTTGGCGAAGTCCTGCGGACAGCCGGGCCGTCCTGGAAGACCGGATCGAGATCGGGCGAGAGGCCGTGCGCATCGTGAACGCGCTCCGCCAGCCGCCTCTCAACGAGCGGCGCAGTCTGTACCGCGAGGATGTTGCCGGGGTGATCGAGCAGCACAGGGCAGACAGCCGAAAGTACCGGCTCGTCCACAACGCCCTTCAGAACCTCATCATGACCGGATCCGCGGCTACGACGACCGTCGCTGCTCTGGATACTGGCGGCAAGCTGACCTGGCAGAACGTCACGATCGTCGCCATCGGCTTCGCCGTCACGCTGGCAGCCGCCTTCACTGGCTACTACAAGTACCGCGAGCGCAGCTACTTCCTGCTGCAGACCGCCGACGCCATTGAAGAAGAGGCCAACGCCAAGCCTGCAGCTGAAGGCGAGGGCTGA
- a CDS encoding ISL3 family transposase: MREVLLQLEELLFLSAPEIRVVSVQDDGDVIRISVRSRTTKARCPGCGNWSGRVHGSYLRFPADLPVAGRRVVLRQQVRRFTCEDASCERRTFVEQVTGLTRRHSQRTERMRSALAEVGLAVAGRAGARLADAFGARASRNTVLRLVDALPEPQPRTPRVVGVDEYAMRKGRVYGTVLVDVETRRPVDLLPDREAATVAAWLAERPGIEVVCRDRAPFFAEGATIGAPTAVQVADRFHLWRNLGQAAERCVSHHRSCLRATTTEAAPEKAEAQAPADGVSPWPTGHRFADRTRAKHATVHALLAAGHSRRSIQRQLGMTYRTVQRLADAARPEDLFQGQWRNRRTKPDDFKPYLNEQWAVGCTNAWTLWEEIKTHGYCGGYGAVRAYLRPLRTTPTTPTARPPSPRTVAGWILTHPDTLPESERLKLKSVLAHCPELNALTGHVRTFGKMITELEGDRLPQWIEAVRADDLPSLHTFVNGPERDLAAVTADLTLPWSSGVVEGHVNRIKMLKRQMYGRAGFALLRKRVLLAA, from the coding sequence GTGCGAGAGGTACTGCTCCAGCTGGAAGAGCTGCTCTTCCTGTCGGCCCCGGAGATCAGGGTGGTGTCGGTGCAGGACGACGGCGACGTGATCCGGATCAGTGTCAGATCCCGGACCACCAAGGCCCGCTGCCCGGGCTGCGGGAACTGGTCGGGGCGGGTGCACGGCTCCTACCTGCGGTTTCCCGCCGATCTTCCCGTGGCAGGGCGGCGGGTGGTGCTGCGGCAGCAGGTCCGGCGGTTCACGTGCGAGGACGCCTCATGCGAGCGACGGACGTTCGTCGAGCAGGTCACGGGCCTGACCCGCCGACACAGTCAACGGACCGAACGAATGCGGTCGGCGCTGGCCGAGGTCGGCCTCGCGGTGGCCGGCCGCGCCGGCGCCCGACTCGCCGACGCCTTCGGAGCGAGGGCCAGCCGGAACACGGTCCTGCGACTGGTCGACGCGCTCCCGGAGCCTCAGCCGCGGACCCCGCGGGTGGTCGGCGTCGACGAATATGCGATGCGCAAGGGGCGTGTCTACGGGACCGTCCTGGTCGACGTCGAGACCCGGAGGCCGGTGGACCTGTTGCCGGATCGCGAGGCGGCCACGGTCGCGGCCTGGCTGGCCGAACGCCCGGGGATCGAGGTCGTCTGCCGTGACCGTGCTCCGTTCTTCGCAGAGGGCGCCACCATCGGGGCACCCACCGCCGTCCAGGTCGCCGACCGATTCCACCTCTGGCGCAACCTCGGCCAAGCCGCGGAGCGGTGCGTCTCCCACCATCGTTCCTGCCTGCGCGCGACCACTACCGAGGCGGCCCCGGAGAAGGCAGAGGCCCAGGCACCGGCGGACGGCGTGTCGCCATGGCCCACCGGGCACCGGTTCGCCGACCGCACCCGCGCCAAGCACGCCACCGTCCACGCGCTGCTGGCCGCCGGCCACAGCCGACGCTCGATCCAGCGCCAGCTCGGCATGACCTACCGCACCGTCCAGCGGCTGGCCGACGCCGCGAGGCCGGAAGACCTGTTCCAGGGGCAGTGGCGGAACCGCAGGACCAAGCCCGACGACTTCAAGCCGTACCTGAACGAGCAGTGGGCCGTGGGCTGCACGAACGCCTGGACCCTCTGGGAAGAGATCAAGACGCACGGCTACTGCGGCGGCTACGGAGCCGTCCGCGCCTACCTTCGCCCGCTCCGCACCACCCCGACCACACCGACAGCCCGACCACCATCGCCGCGGACCGTCGCCGGGTGGATCCTGACCCACCCCGACACCCTGCCGGAGAGCGAGCGACTCAAGCTGAAGTCAGTGCTTGCGCACTGCCCTGAACTGAACGCACTCACCGGTCACGTCCGCACCTTCGGGAAGATGATCACCGAGCTCGAAGGCGACCGGCTCCCGCAGTGGATCGAAGCGGTCCGCGCCGACGACCTGCCGAGTCTCCACACGTTCGTCAATGGCCCGGAACGCGACCTTGCCGCCGTCACCGCCGACCTGACCCTGCCCTGGAGCTCGGGCGTCGTCGAGGGCCACGTCAACCGGATCAAGATGCTGAAGCGACAGATGTACGGCCGAGCTGGCTTCGCACTGCTACGGAAACGAGTCCTGCTGGCAGCGTGA
- a CDS encoding RNA polymerase sigma factor, translating to MASTEDSDRQGTLPASIEDLRALRGIRYEMPPALDALYRAYARAQVRYAAAILGDKEAATTVVRHLYRHLALNWAIVRLDDDGPEAYAWRNLKLLVGAKARELFDENPLGAVTAALDRGHAAHEAAQEMLRAMHAQIADLDSPAGLYTAMSTLPERQFDVIVLHYFLGHTSPQVAEIMGLHPSTVRTHRRLARERIAARLGIELDDEEME from the coding sequence ATGGCCAGCACCGAGGACAGCGACCGCCAGGGCACGCTCCCCGCCTCGATCGAGGACCTCCGCGCCCTGCGCGGCATCCGGTACGAGATGCCGCCGGCGCTGGACGCCCTCTACCGTGCCTACGCACGCGCGCAGGTGCGCTACGCCGCAGCAATCCTGGGCGACAAGGAGGCCGCTACGACCGTCGTACGCCATCTCTACCGCCACCTCGCGCTGAACTGGGCCATCGTGCGGCTCGATGACGACGGCCCAGAGGCGTATGCATGGCGCAACCTGAAGCTGCTCGTGGGCGCCAAGGCCCGCGAGCTCTTCGACGAGAACCCTCTGGGCGCCGTCACCGCCGCCCTGGATCGCGGCCACGCAGCGCATGAAGCCGCGCAAGAGATGCTGCGGGCCATGCACGCCCAGATAGCCGATCTGGATTCGCCCGCCGGGCTCTACACGGCGATGAGCACGTTGCCAGAGCGCCAGTTCGATGTCATCGTCCTGCACTACTTCCTGGGCCACACCTCACCGCAGGTCGCCGAGATCATGGGCCTGCATCCGAGCACGGTCCGTACCCACCGGCGTTTGGCTCGCGAGCGCATCGCCGCCCGGCTTGGCATCGAGCTGGACGACGAAGAAATGGAGTAG
- a CDS encoding IS5 family transposase codes for MAERQPYPSDLSDEAWELIRPVITAWKGQHRSVSGHQGRYEMREIVNAILYQARVGCQWRYLPHDFPPYTAVYYYFGLWRDDGTDQTIHDLLRWQVRESKGRREDPSAVVMDSQTVHASVNAPKETTGLDPGKKSRGRKRGIATDVLGLLIAVIVVAASVHDNAVGITLLDKVAADNPGVVKSWVDAGFKNAVIEHGRSLGIDVEVVSRDPQAKGFAPSPKRWIVEQTFGTLMLHRRLARDYETLPASSASWIRWSMTDVMTHRLTATTTPTWRDRRRPASPGPA; via the coding sequence GTGGCTGAGCGGCAGCCGTACCCGAGTGATCTGTCGGATGAGGCATGGGAGTTGATCCGGCCGGTCATCACGGCCTGGAAGGGACAGCACCGCTCGGTCAGCGGTCATCAGGGCCGATACGAGATGCGGGAGATCGTGAACGCGATCCTGTATCAGGCCCGGGTCGGCTGCCAGTGGCGTTACCTGCCGCACGACTTCCCGCCGTACACCGCGGTGTACTACTACTTCGGGCTGTGGCGCGATGACGGCACCGACCAGACCATCCACGATCTGCTGCGCTGGCAGGTCCGCGAGTCGAAGGGCCGGCGCGAGGACCCGTCCGCGGTCGTCATGGACTCCCAGACCGTGCACGCCTCGGTCAACGCCCCCAAGGAGACGACCGGGCTGGACCCGGGCAAGAAGAGCCGGGGCCGCAAGCGGGGCATCGCCACCGATGTACTCGGTCTGCTCATCGCCGTGATCGTGGTCGCCGCGAGCGTGCACGACAACGCCGTCGGAATCACGCTGCTGGACAAGGTGGCCGCCGACAACCCCGGCGTGGTGAAGAGCTGGGTCGATGCCGGGTTCAAGAACGCCGTCATCGAGCACGGCAGGTCGCTGGGCATCGACGTCGAGGTGGTATCGCGTGACCCGCAGGCGAAGGGGTTCGCCCCGTCACCGAAGCGGTGGATCGTCGAGCAGACCTTCGGCACACTCATGCTGCACCGCCGCCTGGCCCGCGACTACGAGACCCTGCCCGCCAGTTCCGCGTCCTGGATCCGCTGGTCGATGACCGACGTCATGACCCACCGGCTCACCGCCACGACCACTCCCACCTGGCGGGACCGCCGCCGACCCGCTTCCCCCGGACCGGCATGA